The Dokdonella koreensis DS-123 genome has a segment encoding these proteins:
- a CDS encoding helix-turn-helix domain-containing protein — translation MAAKNSLAAALRMVRKARGLSQESFSNVSSRTYLSALERDLKSPTLGKLGELCEVLDIHPLVLVALAYADANPRKAGQLLTQVRQELDSLALSG, via the coding sequence ATGGCGGCGAAGAACTCATTGGCGGCTGCACTAAGAATGGTCAGAAAAGCGCGCGGCTTGAGCCAAGAGTCATTCTCTAACGTGTCCAGCCGCACGTACTTAAGCGCCTTAGAGCGCGACCTGAAGAGTCCAACTCTAGGAAAGTTAGGTGAGTTGTGTGAGGTTCTAGATATTCACCCTCTTGTGCTCGTCGCGTTGGCCTACGCCGATGCCAATCCACGCAAGGCAGGTCAGTTGCTGACGCAAGTGCGCCAAGAACTCGATAGCCTAGCCTTAAGTGGGTAA
- a CDS encoding beta strand repeat-containing protein, which produces MRSIALLHAVAALAALVSTPALADYVIAPSGGDITGARLSAQLAEGDVTLTAASGDVVVNDTVSWSAHTLTLSAPSGNVNVNAVMTAAGSAGLSLETDASEADGGVAMALTGGGFTGRVDFTGTGQSYRVNGTPYTLIHTMAELEAIRPASGTINGAYALAADVDWSDVISTTPLGILGGSDRFDGLGHRLLDLVIPGNTDDTGLFSSADGGAVIRNLGVRGGSVSGGGWVGTLVGNSSGVIARVYSTADVSGTLFVGGLVGFHSGSGSLIADAWAGGNVTGTGAVGGLVGTTYPGSAVDNVWASGNVTGTSSSIGGLVGAADVGSTLRNAYATGNVAGSLEVGGLVGYNRGLVEHVFATGGVSASSNSYVGGLVGHNPAGAGGSVSDGWFAGDTPGAHPDNGAGTAIPLANLISALPGGFDAAVWASQNGKTTPYLKSVPGAVYVKAESASAGSARVYTPVTTLEQLQAVGSDLAGHFALFDDIDATATRDWNGGAGFVPIGNCAGGFTGRFDGLGHVVGNLAIDRGDTLCVGLFGAIDAGSVVRNIGVDGGSVTGISMVGGLVGYSAAGTIDHAFATAEVAADTQYGGGLVGFTTGEVSHAYATGRVTVAGDGAGGLTGGNRGAISRTWASGQVTGNGTYVGGLVGLAMDGTVSDAYWDRFSTGQASAVGFVNANATVTNLNPVTSDPAQSGAADYAFRQGAYDTASGQALGTFGNTPGSATWTMVDGATRPFLQMEHATRIGTAHQLQLMYMAPDAHYTLARHVDAGETGRSDGTPAGGNGMWPGTGFVPVGSDATPFSGSFDGRYHVIGDLRIAARSAADFGVAGLIGELNGGTIRRIGLLRPRIELTGSGSYAMAGALVGYIKDAGDVEESFALDADVSAVNSNPFANVGGLVGYNQGTIRNAYATGIVRATAADLAAAGGLLGVHQGASLDRVYSTATASASSTTHAPHVGGLVGRSLGGDTTNSFWDTDASGQGASAGGTGLSTLRWLSQGPIATGLWDTAATWVAGYPYPVLNGFPHVRVVAQGAHVMQGVPAVSVDAYAIVDQDGLDASAGVDGAPSWFADPALAAGATANVGGTGVTVRDSVHQRTYIGSGVVTSTAYTVGGTVAGLASGQTVQIQINGGDTQVVSADAPAFTFAPLANGTAWTVTVSQQPASPLQRCAVTSHASGVLAGADVDDVGVTCTTAVLTLTLTQAAPDYVTYGRIVDYIVTLSNSGNGPAVNAAVSARFGGGADVGAATWQCIAGSVDASCTPLGNGAIDDHVTVPPGVSMTWLIHVPVATHTPAGTLDFRFEVEGLDPVVDVATVVLFRDDFEGTP; this is translated from the coding sequence ATGAGATCGATCGCGCTCCTGCATGCCGTCGCCGCGCTCGCGGCCCTGGTTTCCACGCCGGCCCTGGCCGACTACGTGATCGCGCCATCGGGCGGCGACATCACCGGCGCGCGCCTGTCGGCGCAGCTGGCCGAGGGCGACGTCACGCTCACCGCCGCGTCGGGCGATGTCGTCGTCAACGATACGGTGAGCTGGAGCGCGCACACGCTCACGCTGTCGGCGCCTTCGGGCAACGTGAACGTGAACGCGGTGATGACCGCCGCAGGCTCGGCCGGCCTGTCACTTGAAACCGACGCGTCGGAAGCCGACGGCGGCGTGGCCATGGCGCTGACCGGCGGCGGCTTCACCGGGCGCGTGGATTTCACGGGAACCGGGCAAAGCTACCGCGTCAACGGCACGCCCTACACGCTGATCCATACCATGGCCGAACTGGAAGCCATTCGTCCCGCCAGCGGCACCATCAACGGCGCCTACGCGCTGGCGGCCGATGTGGACTGGAGCGATGTCATCAGTACCACGCCGCTCGGTATTCTCGGCGGCAGCGATCGGTTCGACGGCCTCGGCCATCGGCTGCTCGATCTCGTCATCCCCGGGAATACCGACGATACGGGACTGTTTTCCAGCGCTGACGGGGGCGCCGTGATCCGCAACCTCGGCGTGCGCGGCGGCAGCGTGTCGGGCGGCGGGTGGGTCGGTACGTTGGTCGGCAACAGCTCCGGCGTCATCGCCCGCGTCTATTCCACGGCCGACGTCTCGGGCACTCTGTTCGTCGGCGGTCTGGTGGGCTTCCACAGTGGCAGCGGCAGCCTGATCGCCGATGCCTGGGCCGGCGGCAACGTGACCGGCACGGGCGCGGTCGGCGGCCTCGTGGGCACCACCTATCCCGGCAGTGCCGTCGACAACGTCTGGGCCAGCGGCAACGTGACGGGCACCTCGTCCAGCATCGGCGGGCTGGTGGGAGCCGCCGACGTCGGCAGTACCCTGCGCAACGCCTATGCCACTGGCAATGTGGCGGGCAGCCTCGAGGTCGGCGGCCTCGTGGGCTACAACCGGGGCCTCGTCGAGCATGTCTTTGCCACCGGCGGTGTTTCGGCCAGCAGCAACAGCTATGTCGGCGGTCTGGTGGGCCACAACCCAGCCGGTGCCGGCGGCAGCGTCAGCGACGGTTGGTTCGCCGGCGACACGCCCGGCGCGCACCCGGACAATGGCGCCGGCACGGCGATTCCCCTGGCGAACCTGATTTCGGCGTTGCCGGGCGGTTTCGACGCCGCCGTGTGGGCCAGCCAGAACGGCAAGACCACGCCGTACCTCAAATCCGTGCCCGGCGCGGTGTACGTGAAGGCGGAAAGCGCCAGCGCCGGCAGCGCGCGGGTCTACACGCCGGTGACCACGCTGGAGCAGTTGCAGGCGGTCGGCAGCGATCTGGCCGGTCACTTCGCGCTGTTCGACGACATCGACGCCACGGCCACCCGCGACTGGAACGGCGGCGCGGGCTTCGTGCCGATCGGCAATTGTGCCGGCGGCTTCACCGGCCGGTTCGACGGCCTGGGGCACGTGGTCGGCAACCTCGCCATCGACCGGGGCGACACGCTCTGCGTGGGCCTGTTCGGCGCCATCGACGCCGGCAGCGTGGTGCGCAACATCGGCGTCGATGGCGGTTCGGTTACGGGGATTTCCATGGTCGGCGGACTGGTGGGCTACAGCGCGGCGGGGACCATCGACCATGCCTTCGCCACGGCCGAGGTGGCCGCGGACACCCAGTACGGCGGCGGCCTGGTGGGTTTCACCACTGGCGAGGTGAGCCACGCCTACGCCACCGGCCGCGTGACGGTCGCGGGCGACGGTGCCGGAGGACTGACCGGCGGCAACCGCGGCGCCATCAGCCGCACGTGGGCCAGCGGCCAGGTGACCGGCAATGGCACCTACGTCGGCGGACTGGTCGGCCTGGCCATGGACGGCACCGTCAGCGACGCGTACTGGGACCGCTTCAGCACCGGCCAGGCCAGCGCGGTCGGCTTCGTCAACGCCAACGCCACCGTCACCAACCTCAATCCCGTCACCAGCGACCCGGCGCAAAGCGGTGCGGCCGACTACGCGTTCCGGCAAGGCGCCTACGACACGGCGTCGGGCCAGGCGCTCGGTACGTTCGGCAACACGCCGGGCAGCGCCACCTGGACGATGGTGGACGGCGCTACGCGCCCGTTCCTGCAGATGGAACATGCGACGCGCATCGGCACCGCACATCAGTTGCAGTTGATGTACATGGCACCGGACGCGCACTACACGCTGGCGCGCCACGTCGACGCCGGCGAAACCGGCCGCAGCGACGGCACGCCGGCCGGCGGCAATGGCATGTGGCCGGGCACCGGCTTCGTGCCGGTGGGCAGTGACGCCACACCATTCAGCGGCAGCTTCGACGGCCGCTACCACGTGATCGGCGACCTGCGCATCGCCGCGCGCAGCGCGGCCGACTTCGGCGTGGCCGGCCTGATCGGCGAACTGAACGGCGGCACGATCCGCCGCATCGGCCTGTTGCGTCCGCGCATCGAGCTGACCGGCAGCGGCAGCTACGCGATGGCCGGCGCCCTGGTGGGCTATATCAAGGACGCAGGCGACGTGGAAGAGAGCTTCGCGCTCGATGCCGACGTCAGCGCCGTCAACAGCAACCCTTTTGCCAATGTCGGAGGGTTGGTCGGCTACAACCAGGGCACGATCCGCAATGCCTATGCCACCGGCATCGTGCGGGCAACCGCCGCGGACCTGGCGGCGGCAGGCGGCCTGCTCGGCGTGCACCAGGGCGCGAGCCTGGATCGCGTCTATTCCACCGCCACAGCGTCTGCATCGAGCACCACGCATGCGCCCCATGTCGGCGGCCTGGTCGGCAGGAGCCTCGGCGGCGACACCACCAACAGCTTCTGGGACACGGACGCCAGCGGGCAAGGTGCCAGCGCGGGCGGCACCGGTCTTTCCACGCTGCGCTGGCTCTCGCAAGGCCCGATCGCCACCGGCCTGTGGGACACGGCCGCGACCTGGGTGGCCGGCTATCCATATCCGGTGCTCAACGGCTTTCCCCACGTGCGCGTGGTCGCGCAGGGCGCGCACGTGATGCAGGGCGTGCCGGCGGTGAGCGTGGATGCGTACGCCATCGTCGACCAGGATGGGCTCGATGCGAGCGCAGGGGTCGATGGCGCGCCGTCATGGTTCGCCGATCCGGCACTGGCAGCCGGCGCGACCGCCAACGTCGGCGGCACGGGCGTGACGGTGCGCGATTCGGTCCATCAGCGGACCTACATCGGCTCGGGCGTGGTGACGTCGACGGCCTACACGGTCGGCGGCACGGTGGCGGGACTGGCGAGCGGCCAGACCGTGCAGATCCAGATCAACGGCGGCGATACGCAGGTCGTCTCGGCGGATGCGCCGGCATTCACGTTTGCACCGCTGGCCAACGGCACGGCGTGGACGGTGACGGTGTCGCAGCAGCCGGCCTCGCCGCTGCAGCGCTGCGCGGTGACATCACACGCGAGCGGCGTCCTGGCGGGTGCGGACGTGGACGACGTCGGGGTGACGTGTACGACGGCTGTGCTGACGCTCACGCTGACGCAGGCCGCCCCTGACTACGTGACCTACGGCCGGATCGTCGACTACATCGTCACGCTGTCCAACAGCGGCAACGGCCCGGCGGTGAACGCCGCCGTGAGCGCCCGCTTCGGCGGCGGCGCGGACGTGGGCGCGGCGACGTGGCAGTGCATCGCCGGCAGCGTCGATGCGAGCTGCACACCCTTGGGCAACGGCGCGATCGACGACCACGTGACGGTCCCCCCCGGCGTGTCGATGACCTGGTTGATTCACGTCCCGGTCGCTACGCACACCCCCGCCGGAACGCTCGACTTCCGCTTCGAGGTCGAAGGGCTCGATCCGGTCGTCGACGTGGCGACGGTCGTGCTGTTCCGCGACGACTTCGAGGGGACGCCATGA
- a CDS encoding DUF11 domain-containing protein — translation MHLAIRAALIGCTLWMPVAAAGEPTLVATIDDAHAYARYGQTITYVITLTNEDPATAATVPVAVTLSPAFDGDAATWQCFPGVDGVVCASAGSGLLADTAVLPPGARATWLFSVPMQATPSETTATLTFAAGDIAPLTDTNTLVIFKDRFDVPYADGTEALPLQDGVRDVFALAPAQGTAIETVRQWRLPDDSRVRADRLRLDTQDLVRLRLAPRAGAARSSAWAAVHPGAALALVGGDGVVLLEGAEHALLVDRGAEAQR, via the coding sequence ATGCACCTCGCCATCCGCGCCGCATTGATCGGCTGCACGCTCTGGATGCCTGTCGCCGCCGCCGGCGAGCCGACGCTCGTGGCGACGATCGACGACGCGCACGCCTATGCGCGGTACGGGCAGACGATCACCTACGTCATCACCTTGACCAACGAGGACCCGGCGACCGCGGCGACGGTTCCGGTTGCCGTGACGCTGTCGCCGGCCTTCGACGGCGATGCGGCGACGTGGCAGTGCTTCCCCGGCGTCGACGGCGTGGTCTGTGCGTCTGCGGGATCGGGCCTTCTGGCCGATACCGCCGTGCTGCCGCCCGGTGCGCGGGCAACCTGGCTGTTCAGCGTGCCGATGCAGGCCACGCCCAGCGAAACGACGGCCACGCTGACGTTCGCTGCCGGCGACATCGCGCCGCTGACGGATACCAACACCTTGGTGATCTTCAAGGACCGCTTCGACGTGCCCTATGCCGACGGCACCGAGGCCCTGCCGCTGCAGGACGGCGTGCGCGATGTCTTCGCGCTCGCGCCGGCGCAGGGCACGGCGATCGAGACCGTGCGCCAGTGGCGCCTACCGGACGACAGCCGCGTTCGGGCCGATCGCCTGCGGCTCGATACGCAGGACCTCGTCCGCCTTCGCCTCGCGCCGCGCGCGGGCGCGGCACGGAGCAGCGCCTGGGCGGCCGTGCATCCGGGCGCGGCGCTCGCGCTGGTCGGCGGCGATGGCGTGGTGCTGCTCGAAGGCGCCGAGCATGCGCTCCTCGTCGACCGAGGTGCCGAAGCGCAGCGGTGA
- a CDS encoding RNA polymerase sigma factor yields MADDEAAWLERATQGDTQAFRRLIDPQVDRLFRVCARITGDRALAEDALQEAFISAYRHLGRFDGRAAFSTWLHRIAVNAALEQMRRRGRHEVLQADSDEDDVLAVMEAAPGPERHAASAQIGRGIQAVLARMSSTERTAFVLRHHEGQSLEDISAALSLNVNACKQAIFRAVRKLRAAIEPAG; encoded by the coding sequence ATGGCAGATGACGAAGCGGCCTGGCTGGAGCGGGCCACCCAGGGGGATACGCAGGCATTCCGGCGGCTGATCGACCCCCAGGTCGACCGGCTGTTCCGCGTCTGCGCGCGCATCACCGGCGATCGCGCGCTGGCGGAGGACGCCCTGCAGGAGGCCTTCATCAGCGCCTACCGCCACCTGGGCCGCTTCGACGGGCGCGCAGCGTTCTCGACCTGGCTGCACCGGATCGCGGTGAATGCGGCGCTGGAGCAGATGCGCCGGCGCGGCCGGCACGAGGTGCTGCAGGCCGATAGCGACGAGGACGACGTGCTGGCGGTGATGGAGGCGGCGCCGGGCCCGGAGCGCCATGCCGCCAGCGCGCAGATCGGCCGCGGCATCCAGGCGGTGCTGGCCCGGATGAGCAGCACCGAGCGCACCGCCTTCGTGCTGCGCCACCACGAGGGGCAGTCGCTGGAGGACATCTCCGCGGCGCTGTCGCTCAACGTCAACGCCTGCAAGCAGGCGATCTTTCGGGCCGTGCGCAAGCTGCGTGCGGCGATCGAACCCGCGGGATGA
- a CDS encoding HEAT repeat domain-containing protein codes for MNTLQASLWLLAAACASGSIAAEPTLKSQVAAADGWVGYRVAAVAGAGQSCCYTIARGGARTAGCRLDGGTAHGSTIVTAAPSSADAALAVYLHVKDGVVDTVRAWSASCPIEDAAAVRWIDPVVPAESVALLAQATDGDGKAGEQALVAIAQHADASATAALERNAEPGRPRERREQALFWLGQMRGAAGLAAILRHARSDPDADLREHAVFAASQSSAEGAYAAVRTIAREDAADAVRSRALFWMAQMDAPAAADDILAALSREASESVREQAVFALSQLDDGRGEEALIAVLRGDQPREVKQRALFWLGQSGSPRALAFFDDVLR; via the coding sequence ATGAACACCCTGCAAGCCAGCCTCTGGCTGCTCGCCGCCGCGTGCGCGAGCGGCAGCATTGCCGCCGAACCCACGCTGAAATCCCAGGTCGCCGCCGCCGACGGCTGGGTCGGCTACCGCGTGGCGGCGGTCGCCGGCGCCGGTCAGTCGTGCTGCTACACGATCGCGCGGGGCGGCGCGCGCACGGCCGGCTGCCGGTTGGACGGCGGCACTGCGCACGGCAGCACGATCGTGACCGCGGCCCCGTCGTCCGCGGACGCGGCACTGGCGGTGTACCTGCACGTCAAGGACGGCGTGGTCGACACGGTGCGCGCGTGGTCGGCCAGTTGTCCGATCGAGGATGCCGCCGCGGTGCGCTGGATCGATCCGGTCGTGCCGGCCGAGAGTGTCGCGCTGCTGGCGCAGGCCACCGACGGCGACGGCAAGGCCGGCGAGCAGGCGCTGGTCGCGATCGCCCAGCACGCCGATGCGAGCGCGACGGCCGCACTCGAGCGCAACGCCGAGCCGGGGCGCCCGCGCGAACGGCGCGAGCAGGCGCTGTTCTGGCTGGGCCAGATGCGCGGCGCGGCCGGCCTGGCCGCGATCCTTCGCCACGCGCGCAGCGATCCCGACGCGGACCTGCGCGAGCATGCGGTGTTCGCGGCCTCGCAATCGAGCGCCGAGGGCGCCTATGCGGCGGTCCGCACGATCGCGCGGGAGGACGCAGCCGACGCGGTGCGCAGCCGCGCCTTGTTCTGGATGGCGCAGATGGATGCACCGGCGGCGGCCGACGACATCCTCGCCGCCCTTTCGCGCGAAGCGTCCGAATCGGTGCGCGAACAGGCCGTGTTCGCGTTGTCGCAGCTCGACGACGGCCGCGGCGAGGAGGCGCTGATCGCGGTGCTGCGGGGCGACCAGCCGCGCGAGGTCAAGCAGCGCGCGCTGTTCTGGCTCGGCCAGTCGGGCTCGCCGCGGGCGCTGGCGTTCTTCGACGACGTGCTGCGCTGA
- a CDS encoding HEAT repeat domain-containing protein — MTRFGTPLLALALALAAGPASAVLDDGAMAPTDQAANRLYWQAQSALRDADWTTALQRFEQLEQQLREREPRSADAALYWRAHTLVQLRRTTEARALVERLHREFPASRWGKDADALVAPGKPAAAAAGAATVSEQDDLADAAVEALLTAPPDRAIPLLGKVLKSQRPLRTKQRALFVLSQLGDARALDAVIEVTRSTADPALRAEAIRILGIGGDPRGAERLRELYAGSTDAAEKRQVIDAWLIADRKDLMLAAARSESDPVVREHAAQMLGAMGATAELGQLFDATTDPAARSAIVRALGIAGDGTRVAAIAGDTKQPEAVRAAALEAVGLSGHGAELLAGLYAKADTAALRDATLRAMLIADDSAGLKRLYGEAKTPDEKKAVLRVLGMVDSDATLDLIERALGD; from the coding sequence ATGACCCGATTCGGAACCCCCCTGCTCGCCCTGGCGCTGGCCCTTGCTGCCGGTCCGGCGTCGGCCGTCCTGGACGATGGCGCCATGGCGCCGACGGACCAGGCGGCCAACCGCCTCTACTGGCAGGCGCAGTCGGCATTGCGCGATGCGGACTGGACCACCGCGCTGCAGCGCTTCGAGCAGCTCGAACAGCAGCTGCGCGAGCGCGAGCCGCGCAGCGCCGATGCCGCCCTGTACTGGCGTGCGCATACGCTGGTCCAACTGCGCCGCACCACCGAGGCCCGCGCGCTGGTCGAGCGCCTGCACCGGGAGTTTCCGGCCAGCCGCTGGGGCAAGGACGCCGATGCGCTGGTCGCACCCGGCAAGCCCGCCGCGGCGGCGGCGGGTGCAGCGACCGTGAGCGAGCAGGACGACCTAGCGGACGCCGCCGTAGAGGCGCTGCTGACCGCACCGCCCGATCGCGCGATCCCGCTGCTGGGCAAGGTCCTCAAGAGCCAGCGGCCGTTGCGCACCAAGCAGCGCGCGTTGTTCGTGCTGAGCCAACTCGGCGACGCGCGCGCGCTCGACGCGGTGATCGAGGTGACGCGCAGCACGGCCGATCCGGCCCTGCGCGCCGAGGCGATCCGCATCCTCGGCATCGGCGGCGACCCGCGCGGTGCCGAGCGCCTGCGCGAGCTCTATGCCGGCAGCACCGACGCGGCCGAGAAGCGCCAGGTCATCGATGCCTGGCTGATCGCCGACCGCAAGGACCTGATGCTGGCGGCGGCACGCAGCGAGTCCGATCCGGTGGTGCGCGAGCACGCCGCGCAGATGCTCGGCGCGATGGGCGCGACGGCGGAACTGGGCCAGTTGTTCGACGCGACGACCGACCCGGCGGCGCGCAGCGCGATCGTGCGCGCGCTCGGCATCGCCGGTGACGGCACACGCGTGGCGGCGATCGCCGGCGATACGAAGCAACCCGAGGCCGTGCGCGCTGCCGCGCTGGAAGCGGTGGGCCTGTCCGGCCACGGTGCCGAGCTGCTGGCCGGCCTCTACGCCAAGGCCGACACCGCCGCGCTGCGCGACGCCACCCTGCGCGCGATGCTGATCGCCGATGACAGCGCCGGCCTGAAGCGCCTGTACGGCGAGGCCAAGACGCCGGACGAGAAGAAGGCGGTGCTGCGCGTGCTCGGCATGGTCGACAGCGATGCCACGCTGGACCTGATCGAGCGCGCGCTGGGCGACTGA
- a CDS encoding class I SAM-dependent methyltransferase, whose amino-acid sequence MSDSPHDAAILAAWLRNAAPWEAAVREQRIESRRLVTDHAIVAAVKEAAPRYVLDLGCGEGWLARALAAEGIAVTGVDAVPALVEAARQQGDGPFHVVAYEQLAAGVPGGPFDTVVCNFALLGEQSVEQVFAALPGLLVAGGRFIVQTLHPLVACGEAPYRDGWREGSWSGIDGDFVDAPPWYFRTLESWVVLFVRYGLALEALCEPVHPATQRPASVILVSKCRRDS is encoded by the coding sequence ATGAGCGATTCACCCCACGACGCGGCGATCCTGGCCGCCTGGCTGCGCAACGCCGCCCCCTGGGAAGCCGCCGTGCGCGAGCAGCGCATCGAGAGCCGCCGCCTGGTCACCGACCACGCGATCGTCGCCGCCGTGAAAGAGGCTGCACCGCGCTACGTGCTGGACCTCGGCTGTGGCGAAGGCTGGCTCGCCCGCGCCCTGGCCGCCGAGGGTATCGCCGTGACCGGCGTGGACGCCGTGCCCGCCCTCGTCGAGGCCGCGCGCCAGCAGGGCGACGGGCCGTTCCACGTCGTCGCCTACGAGCAGCTCGCCGCCGGCGTGCCCGGCGGGCCGTTCGACACGGTGGTCTGCAACTTCGCGCTGCTGGGCGAGCAGTCGGTGGAGCAGGTATTCGCGGCGCTACCGGGCTTGCTGGTGGCCGGCGGGCGTTTCATCGTGCAGACGCTGCATCCGCTCGTCGCCTGCGGCGAGGCACCCTATCGCGACGGCTGGCGTGAGGGTTCCTGGAGCGGCATCGACGGAGATTTCGTGGACGCGCCGCCGTGGTACTTCCGGACGTTGGAGAGCTGGGTGGTGCTGTTTGTGCGGTATGGGCTGGCGTTGGAGGCGCTGTGCGAGCCGGTGCATCCGGCGACCCAGCGGCCGGCATCGGTGATCCTTGTTAGCAAATGCCGGCGTGACAGCTGA
- a CDS encoding restriction endonuclease, whose product MTRPRELKPWERYEALAKELLNRFASEFGVERFEGKQRIYGSSGTEWEIDAKGVTSGSARVVVVECRRTNNRQSQANIGALAFVLRDTGADAGIIVSPLPLQAGARKVAESTNIYHVQIDAYSTSEDFAMRFLNRLFMLVTDSATMRAETFCVVHRLCSLCGRTFEVRENEKQCSVCADARSPDKFRRGI is encoded by the coding sequence ATGACCCGCCCTCGCGAACTGAAGCCTTGGGAACGATACGAAGCTCTCGCTAAGGAGCTATTGAACCGCTTTGCCTCTGAGTTCGGGGTGGAACGATTTGAAGGAAAGCAGCGGATATATGGTTCAAGCGGCACTGAGTGGGAAATTGACGCTAAAGGTGTCACCTCTGGTAGCGCGCGGGTTGTGGTTGTGGAATGCCGCAGAACGAACAATCGGCAGTCCCAGGCTAACATTGGCGCTCTCGCATTTGTGTTGAGAGATACTGGGGCGGACGCGGGAATTATTGTTTCGCCTCTTCCACTCCAGGCTGGGGCTAGGAAAGTTGCAGAGTCTACGAATATTTATCATGTGCAGATAGATGCTTACAGCACATCGGAAGATTTCGCCATGAGATTTCTCAATAGACTTTTTATGTTAGTCACAGACTCTGCAACCATGCGAGCCGAAACATTTTGTGTCGTTCATCGCTTATGCAGCTTATGTGGCAGGACCTTCGAGGTTCGAGAGAATGAGAAGCAATGTAGTGTATGCGCGGACGCCCGATCCCCGGATAAATTTCGTAGAGGGATTTGA
- a CDS encoding helix-turn-helix transcriptional regulator: MTKSEADHSESEAGFMRRVIALYAAEPDLHVLPREVFDCVSVAARSEIVAYTEFHTGSGEFRAEFSRPDPDPERRTRLAAAYMRHARSHPFWARDPVFFGERVLRESDFFSDAEYMALPIAQEAYLPSGAHRQMAFLIVNEGYALSVSAHRVVGEPAFSDTERDRMQELRGHVARLYRQALERTARTMPPVERLIHLCPDLTTRQRDVARWIAEGKSNESIAQLLGIRLDTVKSHLRIVYDKLGVDDRLAAALAIHRRPPFAKLPPMWTLPGARWSGEGLRTTGAD, translated from the coding sequence ATGACGAAGTCAGAAGCCGATCACAGTGAATCCGAGGCCGGCTTCATGCGCCGGGTGATCGCCTTGTACGCGGCCGAGCCGGACCTGCATGTCTTGCCGCGCGAGGTGTTCGACTGCGTGTCCGTGGCCGCCCGGAGCGAGATCGTCGCCTATACCGAGTTCCATACCGGTTCCGGCGAGTTCCGCGCCGAGTTCTCGCGGCCGGACCCCGATCCGGAACGGCGTACGCGGCTGGCGGCCGCGTACATGCGGCATGCCCGCAGCCACCCCTTCTGGGCCCGGGACCCGGTGTTCTTCGGCGAGCGCGTGCTGCGCGAGTCCGACTTCTTCAGCGACGCCGAGTACATGGCGCTGCCGATCGCGCAGGAGGCCTACCTGCCGAGCGGGGCGCACCGGCAGATGGCCTTCCTCATCGTCAACGAAGGCTATGCGCTGTCCGTGTCCGCCCACCGGGTGGTCGGGGAGCCGGCGTTCTCGGACACCGAGCGCGACCGGATGCAGGAGCTTCGCGGGCATGTCGCCCGGCTCTATCGCCAGGCGCTGGAACGGACCGCGCGCACGATGCCGCCGGTGGAGCGGCTGATCCACCTGTGCCCGGATCTCACGACGCGCCAGCGCGACGTCGCGCGCTGGATCGCCGAGGGCAAGTCCAACGAATCGATCGCGCAGCTGCTCGGCATCCGCCTGGACACGGTGAAAAGCCATCTGCGCATCGTCTACGACAAGCTGGGCGTGGACGACCGGCTGGCCGCGGCGCTGGCGATCCATCGGCGGCCGCCGTTCGCCAAGCTGCCGCCGATGTGGACCTTGCCCGGCGCCCGCTGGAGCGGCGAGGGCCTGCGCACGACCGGCGCCGATTGA